The following proteins come from a genomic window of Gallalistipes aquisgranensis:
- a CDS encoding outer membrane beta-barrel family protein, with amino-acid sequence MKTPLPHIIVLILLIPLWAAGQKNQGVQGSVSDAESGQAMGYVTIAAVDSKGRQTGTAISQISGKYFLHLPRSGKYTLYFSFVGYGTESRTVDFGGTTLGLGNQRLKPGIAIEEIFVAARPLIRRESDRIVFDVGKDPEVGKFKMMEIMSKIPELEMSPGSGNLNFQGQPLEKILIDGRHNDIIHHSRQYPMEFIRADYMAQIEVILPGSPEYHNEKPILNIKLDRPLPYGIAGEIRPNASSDKAFGIKSDLVANTPITGIGVNYQFLFSDAPKLENRSTRENFLPESNDRLLESRSESSHMTRSHNLNVSLFRPLFRNTGNIRLQGSTQRAETIAGKTNTSESYDTEGNRTSGNSTSSRMYGQQPMKFNGGVGLDKFWKTYTRRFNLKFGYDYTDRPTENRTTTRIEPSPETVSEQQSRSRSGSVQHALKGTFSFINGTSITASSRNRMLYLSTGYVNRRYENTSQYYLLDDLSGEYIEEETRFNGLNYRQEFSYCYLGYSDNLFNNRLSYSLRLHGEYLANEGTYQSRESIPLDYHEFNLLPQIRLAYEIKRANFRLGYSASVQRPNLMQMSPYVNDTDPDNLSAGNPELKGQYMHAAFFNYSQRIDRFPLKMLALRYYFRSTNNAIERTTTVDGNNVSFTTYENLGRSRQSDISFTISTREFFKKISAYFSIQYSHDYYRFHDGTENRNNRLSGSASLYFHPAKGMQINASYNIRPTSRSAQRQSDDRYSSLNVSLSKYFPKAHLGGSIEVEDLLNGHRFLRETLGSTSFFQTSYREQLGRIFRFSLYWRFGKFKQEAKQQHIDSGVYDMGTRE; translated from the coding sequence ATGAAAACACCTCTACCGCACATCATCGTTCTTATACTGCTCATTCCGTTATGGGCGGCCGGCCAGAAAAACCAGGGTGTCCAGGGTTCCGTATCGGATGCGGAGTCGGGACAGGCCATGGGTTATGTGACCATAGCCGCAGTCGACAGCAAAGGCAGACAGACCGGAACGGCCATCTCGCAGATTTCCGGCAAATATTTTCTTCACCTGCCGCGTTCGGGAAAATACACCCTCTACTTCTCGTTCGTGGGCTACGGAACCGAAAGCCGGACCGTCGACTTCGGGGGAACGACGCTCGGCCTGGGGAACCAGCGCCTCAAGCCCGGTATCGCTATCGAAGAGATTTTCGTGGCCGCCAGACCCCTGATCCGCAGGGAGAGCGACCGGATCGTCTTCGACGTAGGCAAAGACCCGGAGGTAGGCAAATTCAAAATGATGGAGATCATGTCCAAAATCCCTGAACTGGAGATGTCTCCCGGCAGCGGGAATCTGAATTTCCAGGGACAGCCGCTGGAAAAAATCCTGATCGACGGAAGACACAACGACATCATCCACCACAGCCGCCAGTATCCAATGGAGTTCATCCGCGCCGACTACATGGCTCAGATCGAAGTGATTCTGCCCGGCTCGCCCGAATACCACAACGAAAAACCGATCCTCAACATCAAACTCGACCGCCCCCTACCCTACGGTATCGCCGGAGAGATCAGACCGAACGCCTCGTCAGACAAAGCATTCGGAATAAAAAGCGATCTCGTGGCCAACACACCGATCACGGGCATCGGAGTCAATTACCAGTTCCTGTTCTCCGACGCACCGAAACTCGAAAACAGATCGACCCGGGAAAATTTTCTGCCGGAAAGCAACGACCGACTGCTCGAAAGCCGGTCGGAATCGAGCCACATGACACGCTCCCACAACCTGAACGTCTCGCTTTTCCGCCCCCTGTTCCGGAATACGGGAAACATACGGCTGCAAGGAAGCACCCAACGCGCCGAAACGATTGCGGGCAAGACGAACACTTCGGAAAGCTACGACACAGAAGGCAACCGTACATCGGGAAACTCTACCTCGTCCCGGATGTACGGCCAACAGCCGATGAAGTTCAACGGAGGAGTCGGTCTCGACAAATTCTGGAAAACATACACCCGAAGATTCAACCTCAAATTCGGATATGACTATACGGACCGCCCCACCGAAAACCGGACGACCACCCGGATCGAACCGTCACCCGAAACGGTATCCGAACAACAATCCCGCAGTCGTTCCGGATCGGTCCAGCATGCTCTCAAAGGGACCTTCTCATTCATCAACGGCACCTCCATCACTGCCTCCAGCCGTAATCGGATGCTCTACCTGAGTACGGGATACGTGAACCGCCGGTACGAAAACACGTCACAATACTATCTCCTCGACGACCTGTCGGGAGAATACATCGAAGAGGAGACCCGTTTCAACGGACTGAACTACCGGCAGGAATTCTCCTACTGCTACCTGGGTTACTCTGACAACTTATTCAACAACCGCCTCTCCTACTCCCTGCGGCTGCACGGAGAATACCTCGCCAACGAAGGCACCTACCAGAGCCGGGAGAGCATTCCGCTGGACTATCATGAATTCAACCTGCTGCCTCAGATCCGACTGGCGTACGAGATCAAACGGGCGAATTTCCGCCTCGGATACAGCGCCAGTGTCCAACGACCCAACCTGATGCAGATGAGCCCCTATGTCAACGACACCGATCCCGATAACCTCTCCGCCGGCAATCCCGAACTGAAAGGACAATACATGCACGCAGCCTTTTTCAATTACAGCCAGCGAATCGACCGGTTTCCGCTCAAAATGCTCGCCCTGCGTTACTATTTCCGCAGCACGAACAATGCCATCGAACGCACGACGACGGTCGACGGGAACAACGTCTCCTTCACCACCTACGAAAATCTGGGGCGGTCGAGACAAAGCGACATCAGTTTCACCATAAGCACCCGAGAGTTTTTCAAGAAGATATCAGCCTACTTTTCCATCCAATATTCCCACGATTACTATCGGTTCCACGACGGTACGGAAAACCGAAACAACCGACTGTCCGGCAGTGCATCGCTCTATTTCCATCCGGCCAAAGGTATGCAGATAAACGCCTCGTACAACATCCGTCCGACCTCCAGGTCGGCCCAACGCCAGTCGGACGACCGCTACTCTTCCCTGAATGTCAGTCTCAGCAAATATTTTCCCAAAGCCCATCTGGGAGGAAGCATCGAGGTCGAAGACCTGCTGAACGGGCACAGGTTCCTCCGGGAGACCCTCGGTTCGACCTCCTTCTTCCAGACCAGCTACCGCGAACAACTCGGACGAATCTTCCGGTTCAGTCTCTACTGGCGTTTCGGCAAATTCAAGCAGGAGGCGAAACAACAGCATATCGACAGCGGCGTGTACGACATGGGAACGCGAGAGTGA